In a genomic window of Nodosilinea sp. E11:
- a CDS encoding transketolase C-terminal domain-containing protein, with product MTSFPIDLGAYQRISLDASNPTLTDEQRSALKANIQLCRDAIVFFTATGAARGVGGHTGGPYDTVPEVMILDALFRGAGDKYVPIFFDEAGHRVATQYLMSVLNGDMPAEQLMQYRAANEKLPGHPELGLTPGVKFSSGRLGHMWPYVNGVALANPGKVAFCLGSDGAQQEGDDAEAARFAVANHVNVKILVDDNDVTIAGHPSQYMGGYSVKKTLEGHGLTVLEGDGEDIDGLYANICKAINTPGPVAVINKRAMAVGIEGIEGSTHGHDVISVKAAIAYLTAKGHTAAVEILEGIETPKNTYEFMGSSKNVGANRNVFGDAMVEVLGEMDEMARKESVLVVDSDLEGSCGLAQIRKAYPEIFISGGIMERGNLSAAAGFGMAEGKQGVFATFAAFLEMCISEITMARLNYSNLLCHFSHSGIDDMADNTCHFGLNNFFADNGLDDGYDTKLYFPADPNQMKACVKTVFHDPGLRFIFSTRSKVPMILDTDGNEFFGGDYTFTPGKDEVIREGTAGYIVTFGDSLYRALDAVERLKQEGIDVGLINKSTLNVIDEETMAKVGKAPFVLVTEAFNRKTGLGSRFGSWLLERGYTPKFAFMGTHHEGSGGLWEQFIHQGIDPDGIMAKVKELVG from the coding sequence ATGACCAGCTTTCCCATTGACCTAGGCGCATACCAGCGAATTTCGTTAGATGCGTCTAATCCCACCCTCACCGACGAGCAGCGCAGCGCCCTGAAGGCCAACATTCAGCTGTGTCGGGATGCGATCGTGTTCTTCACTGCGACCGGTGCGGCGCGGGGTGTGGGCGGTCACACTGGCGGCCCCTACGACACCGTGCCCGAGGTGATGATTCTCGATGCCCTGTTTCGCGGCGCGGGCGACAAGTATGTGCCAATTTTCTTTGACGAAGCGGGTCACCGGGTGGCGACTCAGTACCTGATGTCGGTGCTCAACGGCGACATGCCCGCCGAGCAGCTGATGCAGTACCGCGCCGCCAACGAAAAGCTGCCCGGTCACCCCGAGCTAGGGCTGACCCCCGGCGTCAAGTTTAGCTCGGGTCGCCTGGGCCACATGTGGCCCTACGTCAACGGTGTGGCTCTGGCCAACCCCGGCAAAGTTGCTTTCTGCCTGGGTTCTGACGGTGCCCAGCAGGAGGGCGACGACGCTGAGGCGGCCCGCTTTGCGGTGGCCAACCACGTCAACGTCAAGATTTTGGTGGATGACAACGATGTCACCATTGCCGGTCACCCCTCCCAGTACATGGGCGGCTACAGCGTCAAGAAAACCCTGGAGGGCCACGGTCTGACGGTGCTGGAAGGCGACGGCGAAGATATCGACGGCCTCTACGCCAACATCTGCAAGGCGATCAACACCCCCGGCCCGGTGGCGGTGATCAACAAGCGGGCGATGGCGGTGGGCATTGAGGGCATTGAGGGCAGCACCCACGGCCACGATGTGATCTCGGTAAAAGCGGCGATCGCCTACCTGACCGCCAAGGGCCACACCGCAGCGGTCGAAATTCTTGAAGGCATCGAGACCCCCAAGAACACCTACGAGTTCATGGGCTCCAGCAAAAACGTGGGCGCGAACCGCAACGTGTTTGGCGACGCCATGGTCGAAGTGCTGGGTGAGATGGATGAAATGGCCCGTAAAGAGAGCGTGCTGGTAGTCGATAGCGACCTGGAGGGCTCCTGTGGTCTGGCCCAGATTCGCAAGGCCTACCCCGAGATCTTCATCAGCGGCGGCATTATGGAGCGGGGCAACCTGTCGGCGGCGGCGGGCTTCGGCATGGCCGAGGGCAAGCAGGGTGTATTCGCCACCTTCGCGGCCTTTTTAGAGATGTGCATCTCTGAAATCACCATGGCGCGGTTGAACTACTCCAACCTGCTGTGCCACTTCTCCCACTCGGGCATCGACGACATGGCCGACAACACCTGCCACTTCGGCCTCAACAACTTCTTTGCCGACAACGGCCTCGATGACGGCTACGACACCAAGCTCTACTTCCCCGCCGACCCCAACCAGATGAAGGCCTGCGTTAAGACGGTGTTCCACGACCCTGGTTTGCGCTTCATCTTCTCGACCCGCTCGAAGGTGCCGATGATTCTCGACACCGACGGCAACGAGTTCTTTGGCGGCGACTACACCTTTACCCCCGGTAAAGATGAGGTGATCCGCGAGGGCACCGCCGGCTATATCGTCACCTTTGGCGACTCCCTCTACCGCGCCCTCGATGCGGTAGAGCGGCTGAAGCAGGAAGGCATCGACGTGGGCCTGATTAACAAGTCCACCCTCAACGTGATCGATGAGGAGACTATGGCCAAGGTGGGCAAAGCGCCCTTTGTGCTGGTGACGGAAGCCTTCAACCGCAAGACCGGCCTGGGCAGCCGCTTTGGCTCTTGGCTGCTGGAGCGGGGCTACACGCCCAAGTTTGCCTTCATGGGCACCCACCACGAAGGCAGCGGCGGCCTATGGGAGCAGTTCATTCACCAGGGCATTGACCCCGATGGCATCATGGCCAAGGTGAAAGAACTGGTGGGCTAG
- a CDS encoding sugar O-acetyltransferase: MAKTEREKMLANELYRAADAELVALRRLAQTQLCRFNHALPEEVEVREGVVRSLFHTIGPNFEITPPFFCDYGGHIRAGKNLYINAHCTILDCNWVTLGDDVLIAPNVQIYAAYHPTDPAVRLTGLELAAPITIGNNVWLGGGAIVCPGVTIGDNTTIGAGSVVTKAIPANVVAAGNPCRIVRRV, from the coding sequence ATGGCGAAGACAGAGCGGGAGAAGATGCTGGCCAATGAGCTGTACCGGGCGGCAGATGCGGAGTTGGTGGCGCTGCGGCGGCTGGCTCAGACTCAGCTGTGTCGATTTAACCACGCTCTGCCGGAGGAGGTAGAGGTGCGGGAGGGGGTGGTGCGATCGCTCTTTCACACCATTGGCCCCAATTTCGAGATTACGCCGCCCTTCTTCTGCGACTACGGTGGCCACATTCGTGCGGGCAAAAACCTCTACATCAACGCCCACTGCACTATTCTCGACTGCAACTGGGTCACCCTTGGCGACGACGTACTGATTGCGCCCAATGTACAGATCTATGCGGCCTACCACCCCACCGACCCGGCGGTGCGGCTGACGGGTCTAGAGTTGGCGGCCCCGATCACCATCGGCAACAATGTGTGGCTGGGCGGCGGTGCGATCGTCTGCCCTGGGGTGACCATTGGCGACAACACCACGATTGGCGCAGGCAGCGTGGTGACGAAAGCGATCCCTGCCAACGTGGTGGCGGCGGGTAACCCCTGTCGGATTGTTCGCCGCGTTTGA
- a CDS encoding TIGR02587 family membrane protein: MARPHAQDWQTEFNDLMRGIAGAFLFGAPFLYTMEVWWKGNFTAPPRMMLILGIAYLALVLLNIKGGFRAEQPRSRLQILAESVEGLAIALFTAALSLALLGILRLETGVDAVLGRVITLSLPFAIGVGIANNLLLRADGNDDDSPKRPDPWRSTLSDAGAALLGAIVVGSSIAPTDEIPMIASSLSPTRLLLIMASSLLLSYIIVFQANFGAQRQRRSQPGFFQSPISETLAAYLISLAISMLMLWLFQVIRVGDPVNQWVSYVIVLGLPSTIGGAAGRLAV, encoded by the coding sequence ATGGCCCGACCCCACGCCCAAGATTGGCAGACCGAATTTAACGACCTGATGCGCGGCATTGCGGGGGCGTTTTTGTTTGGTGCCCCCTTTCTCTACACCATGGAGGTGTGGTGGAAGGGCAACTTTACCGCGCCGCCGCGCATGATGCTGATATTGGGCATTGCCTATCTAGCTCTGGTGCTGCTGAATATTAAAGGCGGGTTTCGTGCTGAACAACCCCGCAGCCGACTGCAAATTTTGGCCGAGAGTGTCGAGGGGCTGGCGATCGCGCTGTTTACCGCCGCCCTGAGTTTGGCGCTGCTTGGCATCCTGCGGCTTGAAACCGGGGTAGACGCGGTATTGGGTCGAGTGATTACCCTATCGCTGCCCTTTGCCATTGGCGTGGGCATTGCCAATAACCTGTTGCTGAGAGCTGACGGCAACGATGACGACTCACCTAAACGGCCCGACCCCTGGCGCAGCACCCTATCCGATGCCGGGGCGGCCCTGCTGGGGGCCATCGTCGTGGGGTCTTCCATTGCCCCCACCGATGAGATTCCGATGATTGCCAGTTCGCTCTCGCCCACCCGACTGCTGTTGATTATGGCCAGCTCGCTGCTGCTGTCGTACATCATTGTGTTTCAGGCCAATTTTGGTGCTCAGCGGCAGCGGCGATCGCAGCCTGGTTTTTTCCAAAGCCCGATCAGCGAAACCCTGGCTGCCTACCTGATCTCCCTGGCAATCTCAATGCTGATGCTGTGGTTGTTTCAGGTGATTCGGGTGGGTGACCCCGTCAACCAGTGGGTGAGCTATGTCATCGTCTTGGGCTTGCCCTCCACCATCGGTGGTGCGGCGGGCCGTTTGGCCGTATAA
- the rbsK gene encoding ribokinase: MSLNPSPKTIHVFGSLNMDLVCRTPRLPQLGETILGSDFATLPGGKGANQAVAAARLGAATTMVGRVGDDAFGRQLIEGLQAAGVETRGVATAAAGPTGVAAIAVDDAGHNTIVVVPGANGQVDGEDCDRLVAQLQPGDMLLLQFEVPLPAVIAAAQAAQAQGATVIVDPAPARDDVPPEFFETVDILTPNQTEASQLTGLQVTDLPSATEAARQLVQRGIDLVIVKLGDQGAVVATADRTWHQPALAVNAVDTVAAGDAFNGGLAVALSEGMALEDAVEFATAVAAASVRVPGAQASMPMRSQVAALQTT, translated from the coding sequence ATGTCCCTCAACCCATCACCCAAAACCATCCACGTCTTCGGTAGCCTGAATATGGATCTGGTCTGCCGCACGCCGCGCCTGCCCCAGTTGGGGGAGACCATTCTGGGCAGCGACTTTGCTACTCTACCCGGCGGTAAAGGGGCCAACCAGGCAGTGGCGGCGGCGCGGTTGGGGGCCGCCACGACGATGGTGGGTCGGGTGGGAGACGATGCCTTTGGCCGTCAGCTCATCGAAGGGTTGCAGGCGGCAGGGGTCGAGACCCGTGGGGTAGCGACGGCGGCGGCGGGGCCGACGGGGGTAGCGGCGATCGCCGTAGATGACGCCGGCCACAACACCATCGTGGTCGTGCCCGGTGCCAACGGCCAGGTAGATGGCGAGGATTGCGATCGCCTCGTGGCCCAACTACAGCCAGGGGATATGCTTCTGCTTCAGTTTGAAGTGCCCCTGCCAGCGGTGATCGCTGCTGCCCAAGCGGCCCAGGCCCAGGGGGCAACGGTAATTGTGGACCCCGCTCCGGCCCGCGACGATGTGCCGCCCGAGTTCTTTGAAACCGTAGATATTCTCACCCCCAACCAGACCGAGGCCAGTCAACTCACGGGGCTACAGGTAACCGACCTGCCCTCGGCCACTGAAGCGGCTCGTCAGCTAGTGCAGCGAGGCATTGATCTGGTAATCGTGAAGCTGGGCGACCAGGGGGCAGTAGTTGCCACGGCAGACCGCACCTGGCACCAGCCCGCCCTGGCGGTCAACGCAGTGGATACGGTGGCGGCGGGGGATGCCTTTAACGGCGGCCTGGCTGTGGCTCTGTCTGAAGGCATGGCCCTGGAGGACGCCGTCGAGTTTGCCACCGCCGTCGCCGCTGCCTCGGTGAGGGTGCCGGGGGCGCAGGCGTCGATGCCGATGCGATCGCAGGTTGCTGCCCTGCAAACTACCTAA
- a CDS encoding NupC/NupG family nucleoside CNT transporter: MALRLISLLGIFGFCFIAWLGSEDRRRVPWRLIVWGIGIQLVVGLLIFLLPVTREAVVWLSSILNALIDASDAGARFLFGPIFVPDFNQPVGPAGAGRWIARALTPAFTAVPGDRLGADNLNLGYIFAFRSLPQVVFFAAIFSLLYGLGVVQPIVRVFARFFRWAMRLSGAEALAGAANIFVGIESAIAIKPFLERMTRSELCAILASMFGSIASTVLGLYAGYLRPIFPSIAGHLMSASVLTIPAAFVLAKILVPEQAVPDTLGKVPELELVEEERRSPMDSLILGALDGVKMAVGIVAALIAILGLIALLDLVFANLANLATNDFALWRAIGQVFSVITLQNIMGALFLPLTFLTGVSLDWPELWLSSQLIGRRLLETAIPPYIGLANAAAAGTLSDRALVIVSYVLCGFAHLPSVGIFVGGLAGIVPSRRKDISELAWKALWAGTLATLMTGCVAGLFFYDGAAVLGR, from the coding sequence ATGGCACTGCGTTTAATTTCGCTGCTGGGAATATTTGGGTTTTGCTTTATCGCCTGGCTAGGCTCTGAGGATCGGCGGCGGGTGCCCTGGCGGTTGATAGTGTGGGGCATTGGCATTCAGCTGGTAGTGGGGCTGCTGATTTTCTTGCTGCCCGTAACGCGGGAGGCGGTGGTGTGGCTGAGTTCTATTCTCAATGCCTTAATTGATGCCTCTGATGCCGGGGCGCGGTTTTTGTTTGGCCCGATTTTTGTGCCCGACTTTAACCAGCCGGTTGGCCCCGCCGGGGCAGGGCGATGGATTGCGCGGGCGCTGACGCCTGCTTTTACTGCCGTACCGGGCGATCGCCTGGGGGCCGACAATCTCAATTTGGGCTATATCTTTGCCTTTCGTTCGCTGCCCCAGGTGGTGTTCTTTGCGGCGATCTTCTCGCTGCTCTACGGTCTGGGCGTTGTACAGCCGATTGTGCGGGTGTTTGCCCGGTTTTTTCGCTGGGCGATGCGCCTCAGCGGGGCCGAGGCCTTGGCGGGAGCAGCAAATATTTTTGTTGGCATTGAGTCTGCGATCGCCATCAAACCCTTCCTCGAGCGCATGACCCGCAGCGAGCTGTGCGCCATTTTGGCCTCCATGTTTGGCTCGATTGCCTCCACGGTGCTGGGCCTCTACGCCGGGTACCTGCGGCCCATTTTCCCATCCATTGCCGGGCACCTAATGTCGGCCTCGGTGCTGACAATTCCGGCAGCCTTTGTGCTGGCCAAAATTTTGGTGCCCGAGCAGGCGGTGCCCGACACCCTGGGCAAAGTGCCTGAGCTAGAGCTGGTGGAAGAAGAACGCCGCAGCCCCATGGATAGCCTGATCTTAGGTGCCCTCGACGGGGTGAAAATGGCGGTGGGTATTGTCGCGGCGCTGATTGCCATTCTGGGCCTGATTGCCCTACTCGATCTGGTGTTTGCCAATCTGGCCAACCTGGCCACCAACGACTTTGCCCTCTGGCGGGCGATCGGCCAGGTGTTTAGCGTGATCACGCTGCAAAACATCATGGGGGCGCTGTTTTTGCCCCTCACCTTTCTCACCGGGGTGTCGCTCGATTGGCCCGAGCTGTGGCTGTCGTCGCAGCTAATTGGGCGGCGACTGCTCGAAACCGCGATTCCGCCCTACATTGGTCTGGCCAACGCGGCGGCGGCTGGAACATTGAGCGATCGCGCCCTGGTGATCGTCAGCTACGTGCTCTGTGGCTTCGCTCACCTGCCCTCGGTGGGCATTTTTGTCGGCGGGCTGGCGGGCATTGTGCCCTCGCGGCGCAAAGACATCAGTGAGCTGGCTTGGAAGGCACTGTGGGCGGGCACTCTGGCGACGCTGATGACCGGCTGTGTGGCGGGTCTATTTTTCTACGACGGGGCGGCGGTGCTGGGTCGGTAG
- a CDS encoding protein-arginine deiminase family protein, which produces MRNLSLPEAFSEPSLRSQAKTRSHADVLVVGQPLQIVLADLAPAEAITASLKTQGEIEIYAESNQLLDPPALVSLQQVSKIALLARTFSDRPQDRCLEITFQAEGGAQLSRVCLKFTCLRICLDVDADRDGVVDENNPAKGDWQWGTNGQGAILLVHTDRDHVHSDSEYTDRDQGTALLNLKDASFMIARRAGPSDLPPGCEMYLSVSQDQAQRLCIYDELNQIGDELIGPKQAQAKLERTDQDILFFVKGISFPDIDFDGLIEITLSLLKDGEILYSDRVVFRVAPWMMTPNTLSPTMVFVSRLSKGDNEDFIEDLRKVVSQAGAQLDPVPFEFHDDDPWMRDEIEIGYTQAPGQSVHVIFDSPRDRGLDHLAKRQVISSRFGYVIRKSRHEATKLGSFGNLEVSPPVTANGVTYPFGRLMFGGTRPEIMEKPRRKLKVLRDFFYAQKIQAPFELFSDWLSVGHIDEFMNFVAAPNSKGFKLLLASPDKCYDLLNALHHQGHDQALLRQGKQLDQKPAAISVAEVLADKDLAAHNQRFQSYINWNREVLKQELGLDEADIIELPALFENEGDRAISFFPNMVNMLVLNQHLAIPKPFGPRVNEQCYFEAYVREVLNPLGLVCHFIDDWDTYFREGGEIHCGTNTSRQPYQQKWWESEPTFLKHCS; this is translated from the coding sequence ATGAGAAATCTGTCTCTGCCTGAAGCGTTTAGCGAACCTTCCTTGCGATCTCAGGCAAAGACCAGAAGTCATGCGGATGTCTTAGTAGTGGGTCAGCCGCTGCAAATTGTCTTGGCCGATCTGGCTCCGGCTGAAGCCATAACCGCCAGCCTTAAAACCCAGGGAGAAATTGAAATTTACGCTGAGTCAAACCAGCTACTTGATCCACCCGCGCTGGTTTCCCTTCAACAAGTTTCCAAAATTGCCCTCTTAGCGAGAACCTTTAGCGATCGCCCCCAAGACCGCTGCCTAGAGATCACATTTCAGGCTGAGGGGGGTGCTCAACTGAGTCGAGTTTGCCTCAAGTTTACTTGCCTGCGAATTTGTTTAGATGTGGATGCCGACCGCGACGGCGTTGTGGACGAAAATAACCCCGCCAAGGGAGATTGGCAGTGGGGAACTAACGGTCAGGGAGCCATTCTGCTGGTCCATACCGATCGCGACCACGTTCACTCTGACAGTGAGTACACCGATAGAGATCAGGGAACAGCCCTGCTAAATCTCAAAGATGCGAGCTTTATGATTGCGCGCCGAGCTGGGCCGAGCGACCTACCACCGGGCTGTGAAATGTATCTGTCGGTGAGTCAAGATCAGGCCCAACGCCTCTGCATCTACGACGAACTCAATCAAATTGGCGATGAGCTGATTGGCCCTAAACAAGCCCAGGCAAAACTGGAGCGCACCGATCAAGATATTCTCTTTTTTGTGAAGGGGATTAGTTTTCCCGATATTGATTTCGATGGCCTGATTGAGATCACGCTGAGTCTGCTCAAAGATGGAGAGATTCTTTACAGCGATCGCGTAGTTTTTCGCGTCGCGCCCTGGATGATGACGCCAAACACCCTATCGCCGACTATGGTTTTTGTCTCTCGTCTCTCTAAGGGCGACAACGAAGACTTCATCGAAGACCTGAGAAAAGTGGTCAGTCAGGCGGGTGCTCAGCTAGATCCGGTACCCTTTGAGTTCCACGACGATGATCCGTGGATGCGAGATGAAATTGAAATTGGCTATACCCAAGCGCCAGGCCAATCCGTTCACGTCATCTTTGATTCGCCCCGCGATCGCGGCCTAGACCACCTAGCTAAGCGCCAGGTGATCAGCAGCCGGTTTGGCTATGTGATTCGCAAGAGCCGCCATGAGGCAACAAAACTAGGCTCCTTTGGCAATTTAGAGGTTTCTCCACCCGTGACTGCCAATGGCGTCACCTACCCCTTTGGCCGCCTCATGTTTGGGGGTACGCGTCCAGAAATTATGGAAAAACCGCGCCGCAAGCTGAAAGTTTTACGAGATTTTTTCTATGCCCAAAAAATCCAGGCTCCCTTTGAGCTTTTCTCTGACTGGTTAAGCGTGGGGCATATCGACGAGTTTATGAACTTCGTCGCTGCGCCCAATTCTAAAGGGTTTAAACTACTTTTGGCCAGCCCTGATAAATGCTATGACCTACTTAACGCATTGCACCATCAAGGGCATGACCAGGCACTGCTGCGGCAGGGTAAGCAACTTGATCAAAAGCCGGCTGCCATTAGCGTGGCAGAGGTTCTAGCTGATAAGGACCTAGCCGCTCACAATCAGCGGTTTCAATCCTACATTAACTGGAATCGGGAGGTTTTAAAGCAAGAGCTGGGTTTAGACGAAGCAGATATCATCGAGTTGCCAGCACTGTTCGAAAACGAAGGCGATCGCGCCATCTCGTTCTTTCCCAATATGGTCAATATGCTGGTTCTCAATCAGCACTTGGCTATTCCTAAACCCTTTGGTCCCAGGGTGAATGAGCAATGCTACTTTGAAGCCTACGTGAGAGAAGTCTTAAACCCGCTGGGTTTAGTCTGTCACTTTATCGACGACTGGGACACGTATTTTCGCGAAGGCGGAGAAATCCACTGCGGCACCAATACAAGTCGGCAACCATACCAGCAAAAATGGTGGGAGAGTGAACCAACGTTTCTTAAGCATTGCTCATAA
- the cofH gene encoding 7,8-didemethyl-8-hydroxy-5-deazariboflavin synthase subunit CofH, whose amino-acid sequence MELERILAEALAGGDLAPAEGVTLLHQREPAALEAIRRTADTLRQRQVGDTVTYVVNRNINYTNICEQHCSFCAFRRDRNDEGAYWLDFAPILEKATEAVALGATEICMQGGLNPYAKIDGTSLNYYLKLVDTIKGAFPALHLHAFSPQEVEFIARQDGLSYRNVLLALRDAGVGSLPGTAAEVLDDAVRRVLCPEKINTATWLEIVGLAHSVGLPTTSTMLSGHIETPAQQIAHLEHLRQLQCRALEAGYSAAITEFIVLPFVGQEAPKPLRRRVGRDQPVLADALLLMAVARIYLGNWIVNHQPSWVKLGLAGATEALTWGCNDIGGTLMEEHITTMAGAQGGTGMTVDELRGAIASLNRPAQPRDTLYGRVNYRGDASSVGSRSGSAGTLGPAGKSGSAGNTDPARQSRSQSLTA is encoded by the coding sequence ATGGAACTTGAACGCATTCTGGCAGAGGCTTTGGCGGGAGGCGACCTCGCCCCGGCTGAGGGGGTGACCCTGTTGCACCAGCGCGAGCCAGCCGCCCTAGAGGCCATTCGCCGCACCGCAGACACCCTGCGCCAGCGCCAGGTAGGCGATACCGTCACCTACGTGGTTAACCGCAACATCAACTACACCAACATTTGCGAGCAGCACTGTAGCTTCTGCGCCTTTCGCCGCGATCGCAACGACGAAGGGGCCTACTGGCTCGACTTTGCCCCCATTCTCGAAAAGGCCACCGAGGCTGTAGCGCTGGGGGCCACCGAAATCTGTATGCAGGGGGGACTCAACCCCTACGCCAAAATCGACGGCACCTCGCTGAATTATTACCTCAAGCTGGTCGACACCATCAAAGGGGCATTCCCGGCGCTGCACCTGCATGCCTTCTCGCCCCAGGAGGTTGAGTTTATCGCCCGCCAGGACGGTCTCAGCTACCGCAATGTGCTGCTGGCTCTGCGAGACGCGGGGGTAGGGTCGCTGCCGGGCACCGCCGCCGAGGTGCTAGACGACGCCGTGCGTCGGGTGCTCTGCCCCGAGAAAATCAATACCGCCACCTGGCTTGAGATTGTCGGTTTGGCCCACTCGGTGGGCCTGCCCACCACCAGCACGATGCTCTCGGGCCACATCGAAACCCCGGCCCAGCAGATCGCCCACCTAGAGCATCTACGCCAGCTCCAGTGCCGTGCTTTAGAGGCTGGTTACAGTGCGGCGATTACCGAATTTATTGTGCTGCCCTTTGTGGGGCAAGAGGCCCCTAAACCACTGCGCCGTCGGGTGGGCCGCGACCAGCCGGTGCTGGCCGATGCGCTGTTGCTGATGGCGGTGGCCCGCATCTACCTGGGCAACTGGATTGTCAACCACCAGCCCAGTTGGGTAAAGCTGGGGCTGGCTGGGGCCACCGAGGCGCTTACCTGGGGCTGCAATGACATCGGCGGCACCCTGATGGAAGAGCACATCACCACTATGGCCGGTGCCCAGGGAGGAACCGGGATGACCGTGGATGAGTTGCGGGGGGCGATCGCATCGCTCAATCGCCCGGCCCAGCCCCGCGACACCCTCTATGGCCGGGTCAATTACAGAGGAGATGCGTCCTCGGTGGGCAGCCGCTCAGGCTCAGCAGGAACCCTAGGCCCGGCGGGCAAATCAGGCTCGGCGGGAAACACCGACCCAGCTCGGCAGTCGCGCAGCCAGAGCCTCACCGCCTGA
- the pyrF gene encoding orotidine-5'-phosphate decarboxylase — MTPDPSFIDQRIIVPLDVPSAQMALAWVDAMPQVSFWKVGLELFVSAGPGLLAELKARQKRIFLDLKFHDIPNTMAGACAAAGRYGVDLMTVHVAAGQEALMAAQEAAMAGAESAGVYPPMLLGVTLLTSISPSTLAVELKIPLEATNYALQMSLLAKDSGLGGVVCSPQEASQLRRFLPADFTLVCPGVRPSWASSQDQRRTLTPAQALQAGADYLVIGRPITADPDPVTAFQRICDECAAL, encoded by the coding sequence ATGACCCCTGACCCCAGCTTTATCGACCAGCGCATTATTGTGCCCCTCGATGTGCCCTCGGCCCAGATGGCACTGGCCTGGGTAGACGCCATGCCCCAGGTCAGCTTTTGGAAGGTGGGGCTAGAGCTATTTGTCAGCGCCGGGCCAGGGTTACTGGCCGAACTCAAGGCTCGGCAAAAGCGCATCTTTCTCGATCTCAAATTTCACGATATTCCCAACACCATGGCCGGGGCCTGTGCCGCAGCGGGGCGCTACGGGGTTGACCTGATGACTGTCCATGTAGCGGCGGGCCAGGAGGCCTTAATGGCTGCCCAGGAAGCGGCGATGGCGGGGGCCGAATCTGCCGGGGTCTACCCGCCGATGCTGCTGGGAGTCACCCTGCTAACCAGCATTTCTCCCAGTACCCTAGCCGTAGAACTCAAAATTCCGCTCGAAGCGACCAACTACGCGCTGCAAATGTCTCTGCTGGCCAAAGACAGCGGCCTGGGGGGCGTGGTGTGCTCGCCCCAGGAAGCCAGTCAGCTACGGCGGTTTTTGCCCGCTGACTTTACTCTGGTGTGCCCTGGCGTGCGCCCTAGCTGGGCCAGCAGCCAAGACCAGCGCCGCACCCTCACCCCTGCCCAGGCTCTGCAAGCCGGGGCCGACTACCTGGTGATTGGCCGACCGATTACCGCCGACCCCGACCCGGTTACTGCGTTTCAGCGCATCTGTGACGAATGCGCTGCCCTGTAG
- the accB gene encoding acetyl-CoA carboxylase biotin carboxyl carrier protein codes for MELSVTDLRELVTALNQSDIVELTLKSTDFELTLRKPGAIALGSVMAAVAPAVEATTASAPPPAEPSPAAPAAPPATPPGKGSDLVSINSPMVGTFYRSPAPEEPAFVGIGDRITSGQTVCIIEAMKLMNELEAEVSGEIVEIMVENGQPVEFGQTLMLVRPA; via the coding sequence GTGGAACTAAGCGTCACCGATCTAAGAGAGTTAGTCACCGCCCTCAACCAGAGCGACATTGTCGAACTCACCCTCAAAAGCACCGATTTTGAGCTTACCCTGCGCAAACCAGGGGCTATCGCTCTAGGTTCAGTCATGGCAGCGGTGGCTCCGGCCGTAGAGGCTACTACCGCCAGCGCTCCGCCGCCTGCCGAGCCGTCGCCTGCCGCCCCAGCGGCTCCCCCCGCTACTCCCCCCGGCAAGGGCAGCGATTTGGTCTCCATCAATTCGCCCATGGTGGGGACGTTTTACCGTTCTCCCGCCCCAGAGGAGCCAGCTTTTGTCGGGATCGGCGATCGCATCACCAGCGGGCAGACCGTGTGCATCATCGAAGCGATGAAGCTAATGAACGAACTAGAGGCCGAAGTCAGCGGCGAAATCGTCGAAATTATGGTTGAAAACGGTCAACCCGTAGAGTTTGGCCAAACCCTAATGCTGGTACGCCCGGCGTAA
- the efp gene encoding elongation factor P: MISSNDFRTGTSIELDGSVWRVVEFLHVKPGKGSAFVRTKLKNVKSGNTVEKTFRAGETVPQAVIEKKDMQHTYRDGEDLVFMDMETYEEVRLTTDEIGSQVKYLKEEMSVSVISWNGQILEVELPNSIVLEVTQTDPGVKGDTATGGTKPAILETGAQVMVPLFISIGEKIKVDTRTDAYLGRE, from the coding sequence ATGATTTCCAGTAATGATTTTCGCACCGGTACTTCAATTGAGCTAGACGGATCGGTCTGGCGCGTGGTCGAATTTCTCCACGTCAAGCCCGGTAAGGGATCGGCCTTTGTGCGCACCAAACTAAAAAATGTCAAAAGCGGCAACACCGTTGAGAAAACCTTTCGGGCTGGTGAAACCGTGCCCCAGGCGGTGATCGAGAAGAAAGACATGCAGCACACCTACCGCGACGGCGAAGACCTGGTGTTCATGGATATGGAAACCTATGAGGAAGTGCGCCTCACAACCGATGAAATCGGTAGCCAGGTGAAATATCTCAAAGAAGAAATGAGCGTCAGCGTGATCAGCTGGAACGGTCAAATTCTAGAGGTAGAATTGCCCAACTCCATTGTGCTTGAGGTCACCCAAACCGATCCGGGGGTGAAGGGCGACACCGCCACTGGCGGCACCAAGCCCGCCATCCTCGAAACTGGAGCCCAGGTCATGGTGCCTCTGTTCATTTCGATTGGCGAAAAAATTAAGGTAGACACCCGCACCGATGCCTACCTAGGTCGTGAGTAA